From Strongyloides ratti genome assembly S_ratti_ED321, scaffold srae_scaffold0000001, one genomic window encodes:
- a CDS encoding Splicing factor 3B subunit 4, whose amino-acid sequence MSLLFAGALQERNQDATIYVGGLDEKVNEAILWELFVQAGPVISVNMPKDRVTNNHQGFGFVEFLSEEDADYAIKIMNMIKLYGKPIKVNKASQSEKTMDIGANLFVGNLDSSIDEKLLYDTFSAFGGILQVPKIMRDVETGNSKGFAFISYDSFEAADLAIESMNGQHLANRQIQVSYAFKKDSKGERHGSAAERLLASKNPITKATKPHQQFAEGPNQSVPQIHPQIIPTGVQPTMGFYNYYGVAGQSALIPPMAPRFGAQWNMAIPQPPHLAGMIPPPPQTLNASIIPPPVVAAGLIPPPPPTLGSTMIPPPPPFMTSEMPPPPPI is encoded by the exons ATGTCATTGTTATTTGCAGGAGCTCTTCAAGAAAGAAATCAAG aTGCAACTATTTATGTTGGAGGATTAGATGAAAAGGTAAATGAAGCAATTTTATGGGAGTTATTTGTTCAAGCAGGTCCTGTTATTTCAGTAAACATGCCAAAAGACAGAGTTACTAATAATCACCAAGGTTTCGGTTTTGTTGAATTTTTAAGTGAAGAAGATGCTGACTAtgctataaaaattatgaatatgataaaattatatggAAAACCAATAAAAGTTAACAAAGCTTCACAAAGTGAAAAGACTATGGATATTGGAGCTAATTTGTTTGTTGGTAATTTAGATTCTTCAATTGATGAGAAATTACTATATGATACATTTTCTGCTTTTGGAGGAATACTACAAGTTCCTAAGATAATGAGAGATGTAGAAACAGGAAATAGTAAAGGCTTTGCTTTTATCAGTTATGATTCATTTGAAGCAGCTGATCTAGCAATCGAATCAATGAATGGGCAACATTTGGCTAATAGGCAAATACAAGTTTCGTAtgcatttaaaaaagattctaAGGGAGAAAGACATGGATCAGCTGCTGAGAGACTATTAGCATCAAAGAATCCTATTACAAAAGCAACAAAACCACATCAACAATTTGCTGAAGGTCCTAACCAAAGTGTCCCACAAATACATCCACAAATTATTCCAACAGGAGTTCAACCAACAATGGGATTTTACAACTACTACGGTGTAGCAGGGCAGTCGGCGTTGATACCACCTATGGCACCGAGGTTTGGAGCTCAATGGAATATGGCAATTCCTCAACCACCCCATTTAGCTGGTATGATACCACCACCACCACAAACATTAAATGCTAGTATTATTCCACCTCCTGTTGTTGCAGCTGGATTGATACCACCGCCTCCACCTACTCTTGGATCAACAATGATACCACCACCACCACCTTTTATGACTTCTGAGATGCCTCCACCACCACCAAtataa